One Roseomonas gilardii subsp. gilardii genomic region harbors:
- a CDS encoding EF-hand domain-containing protein — MTSSSTPARNRWHGLALAALLGLPLAGPVLAQGTGQPPAAAPHASPQANPQARQAPAPDRLPRGMARLFAEADSNHDGKVSWDEAWAALSARFAAIDADHDGAVTREELRAYVASQRAAGGRRADRPVPPALEARAEALFRAADANGDGRVTLAELQPVAQAFFRMADRNGDGFLTPDELRPAGRKAAPAR, encoded by the coding sequence ATGACCTCATCCTCCACCCCGGCCCGGAACCGCTGGCACGGCCTGGCCCTGGCCGCGCTTCTCGGCCTGCCTCTGGCCGGCCCCGTGCTGGCCCAGGGCACCGGCCAGCCGCCGGCGGCCGCGCCCCATGCCAGCCCCCAGGCCAATCCACAGGCCAGGCAGGCCCCGGCGCCGGACCGGCTGCCGCGCGGCATGGCACGGCTCTTCGCCGAGGCCGATTCGAACCATGACGGGAAGGTGAGCTGGGACGAGGCCTGGGCCGCCCTGTCCGCCCGCTTCGCCGCCATCGACGCCGACCATGACGGCGCGGTGACGCGGGAGGAGCTGCGCGCCTATGTGGCCAGCCAGCGCGCCGCCGGGGGCCGGCGGGCCGACCGCCCTGTGCCGCCCGCCCTGGAGGCCCGGGCCGAGGCGCTGTTCCGGGCCGCCGATGCCAATGGCGACGGACGCGTCACCCTGGCGGAACTCCAGCCGGTGGCGCAGGCTTTCTTCCGCATGGCCGACCGGAACGGGGACGGCTTCCTGACCCCGGACGAGTTGCGCCCGGCGGGCCGCAAGGCGGCTCCGGCGCGCTGA
- a CDS encoding M20/M25/M40 family metallo-hydrolase → MATRQGALDRAREYFDTGFRDRLAALVAIPSTSQDPAHAADCRHYLEAALRPWLEGMGFAVAIHDNPAAGFGPILTAERIEDPSRPTVLLYGHGDTVHGLDEQWSEGLKPWTLTERDGRWYGRGTVDNKGQHALNLSALEAVLAERGGRLGFNVKVLIETCEERGSAGLRDFVFANREALAADVLIASDGPRVEPELPTIATGTRGTWHFDLVARFRQGGVHSGHWGGLTNDPAVVLAHALASICDRNGRIMVRGWLAGETVPPAIRHVLEGCPVGGAGEAAAIIEGWGEPGLTSAEKIYGWNSFIVLAMLSGRPENPVNAVAPWAKATCQIRYTVDTDPSTFEATLRRHLDEHGFPEIGIENAGLRMPASRTDPDHPWVRWARASMESALGSRVQVIPNTSGGLPGDVFVDALGVPLVWVPHSYNGCKQHGPDEHALPATLREGIAGFAGMYWDLGEPGTPPRG, encoded by the coding sequence ATGGCAACGCGGCAGGGCGCGCTGGATCGCGCGCGCGAGTATTTCGACACGGGGTTCCGGGACCGCCTGGCCGCGCTGGTGGCGATCCCCTCCACCTCGCAGGACCCCGCCCATGCCGCGGATTGCCGCCACTATCTGGAGGCGGCGCTGCGCCCCTGGCTGGAAGGGATGGGCTTCGCGGTCGCCATCCACGACAATCCGGCGGCAGGCTTCGGCCCGATCCTGACGGCGGAGCGGATCGAGGACCCGTCGCGGCCGACCGTGCTGCTCTACGGCCATGGCGACACCGTGCACGGGCTGGACGAGCAATGGTCGGAGGGGCTGAAGCCCTGGACGCTCACCGAGCGCGACGGGCGCTGGTACGGGCGCGGCACGGTGGACAACAAGGGCCAGCACGCGCTGAACCTTTCGGCGCTGGAGGCGGTGCTGGCGGAGCGCGGCGGCCGGCTCGGCTTCAACGTGAAGGTGCTGATCGAGACCTGCGAGGAGCGCGGCTCGGCGGGGCTGCGCGACTTCGTCTTCGCGAACCGGGAGGCGCTGGCGGCCGACGTGCTGATCGCCTCGGACGGGCCGCGCGTGGAGCCGGAACTGCCCACCATCGCCACCGGTACGCGCGGCACCTGGCATTTCGACCTCGTGGCGCGCTTCCGCCAGGGCGGCGTGCATTCCGGCCACTGGGGCGGGCTGACCAATGACCCGGCGGTGGTGCTGGCCCATGCCCTGGCCAGCATCTGCGACCGCAACGGCAGGATCATGGTGCGCGGCTGGCTGGCCGGGGAAACGGTGCCCCCCGCCATCCGCCACGTGCTGGAAGGCTGCCCCGTGGGCGGCGCGGGGGAGGCGGCGGCGATCATCGAGGGCTGGGGCGAGCCCGGCCTGACCTCCGCCGAGAAGATCTATGGCTGGAACTCCTTCATCGTGCTGGCCATGCTCTCGGGGCGGCCGGAGAACCCGGTGAATGCCGTGGCGCCCTGGGCGAAGGCGACCTGCCAGATCCGCTACACGGTGGACACCGACCCCTCCACCTTCGAGGCCACGCTGCGGCGCCACCTGGACGAGCACGGCTTCCCCGAGATCGGCATCGAGAATGCCGGGCTGCGCATGCCGGCCAGCCGCACCGATCCCGACCATCCCTGGGTCCGCTGGGCCAGGGCGAGCATGGAAAGCGCGCTGGGCAGCCGGGTGCAGGTGATCCCCAACACCTCCGGCGGGCTGCCAGGCGATGTCTTCGTGGACGCGCTGGGCGTGCCGCTGGTCTGGGTCCCGCATTCCTACAATGGCTGTAAGCAGCACGGGCCGGACGAGCACGCCCTGCCGGCCACGCTGCGCGAGGGCATCGCCGGTTTCGCCGGCATGTACTGGGACCTGGGCGAGCCGGGCACGCCGCCGCGCGGCTAG
- a CDS encoding DUF4214 domain-containing protein → MLQISGQVPGTILENSGAGDWSARLALSDSGGLATGVLAVALTGADAGAFTATLDAASQTVTITPARLLDREAWAAGADPVLAFGLRVQTAAGWQDLGAGWAVTLLGVDDTPPSGLAFSSGGSVLETDVGGIIGSLTASDPDTAAAQLTFTVAPQDEWRFEVVDGNVLKLRDGYDLLRSGGSTLPVSVIVSDGHQDAAMTVDVAVLNVTSEDDTPVPPVLRIADASLAEGDSGSGTMRFAISLSRAADAPVTLRWNTLSGTATAGQDFQAASGQVTIAAGASTASIAVTVLGDRLRETDESFRLVLTEVSGAVVEDGEAIGTILNDDRPTALAAGGWVEGVARGTGSVAVVEAAASGSRLGLNGTALELRLASGALFDLGSARQVDFMDGQLELAADSAAAQATRLYQTLLLRDPDAGGLSLHTHLLENGALTLLGMARSLLSSPEAQSRFGTLSDADLVTRLYTIALGRQPDAGGYAAHLNALAHGMDRAQIVLGFTTSAEATARYAASHPGGTWVVDSTAREILYAYDAVLDGVPDAAALARWEKAIAAGTASLTDLYRGLMQTQAYLARHPSGESEASFLTRLFADALERAPSAADLTSWHSMIASHGWSNLDVLMLIGRSAEAMAAFTAPAVASGALMTELPAPDSATVIRLSPGGVAQDIAFSTTGMAVLDGVSADASHWIATPRGLELTWEGDTLLLSGAQSVRFDDGRLDIGSGTAAAWVVRLYETILMREPDASGLATHTARLDAGLTPAQLAADLVGSAEFASRFGALTTAQQVSAFYQGALGRSAGAAEIDYQVGLVTAGMSKAALAAGIAGSVESRNLFLAQHPQGIWLADPQGAKVARAYEAVLDSGPDASSLLLWSQKLAAGTALRDLYAELMQTELFTTRHGGQGDSGFIADLYGSALGRGASAAEIASWSNWLKAGHGWLDLAYAIGESGEAQSHSHAPAVTVASDWQL, encoded by the coding sequence ATGCTACAGATCTCGGGCCAGGTGCCCGGAACCATCCTGGAGAATTCCGGCGCGGGCGACTGGTCGGCCCGGCTGGCCCTGTCCGACAGCGGCGGGCTGGCCACGGGCGTGCTGGCGGTGGCCCTGACCGGCGCCGATGCCGGCGCCTTCACCGCCACGCTGGATGCCGCGAGCCAGACCGTCACCATCACCCCCGCCCGGCTGCTGGACCGGGAGGCCTGGGCCGCCGGGGCGGACCCGGTGCTCGCCTTCGGCCTGCGGGTGCAGACCGCGGCCGGGTGGCAGGATCTCGGCGCCGGCTGGGCCGTGACGCTGCTGGGGGTGGACGACACGCCACCCTCCGGCCTCGCCTTCTCCAGCGGCGGCAGCGTGCTGGAAACCGATGTGGGCGGCATCATCGGCAGCCTCACGGCCAGCGACCCGGACACCGCCGCCGCGCAGCTCACCTTCACCGTCGCGCCGCAGGACGAATGGCGCTTCGAGGTGGTGGACGGCAATGTCCTCAAGCTGCGCGACGGCTATGACCTGCTGCGCTCGGGCGGCAGCACCCTGCCGGTTTCGGTCATCGTCTCGGACGGGCACCAGGACGCGGCGATGACGGTGGATGTCGCCGTGCTGAACGTCACCAGCGAGGACGACACGCCCGTCCCGCCGGTGCTGCGGATCGCCGATGCCAGCCTCGCAGAAGGTGATTCCGGCAGCGGCACGATGCGCTTCGCCATCAGCCTGTCGCGCGCGGCGGATGCGCCGGTGACGCTGCGCTGGAACACGCTGTCCGGCACCGCCACGGCGGGGCAGGATTTCCAGGCCGCCAGCGGCCAGGTCACCATCGCGGCCGGGGCCAGCACGGCCAGCATCGCGGTGACGGTGCTGGGCGACCGGCTGCGCGAGACCGATGAGAGCTTCCGGCTGGTGCTCACCGAGGTCAGCGGCGCCGTGGTGGAGGATGGGGAGGCCATCGGCACCATCCTAAACGACGACCGCCCCACGGCCCTGGCGGCGGGCGGCTGGGTGGAGGGCGTGGCGCGCGGCACCGGCAGCGTGGCGGTGGTGGAGGCGGCGGCCTCGGGCAGCCGTCTCGGCCTGAACGGCACCGCGCTGGAACTGCGCCTCGCCAGTGGCGCGCTGTTCGACCTGGGCTCGGCGCGGCAGGTCGATTTCATGGACGGGCAACTGGAACTGGCCGCGGATTCCGCCGCGGCGCAGGCGACGCGCCTCTACCAGACCCTGCTGCTGCGCGATCCCGATGCCGGCGGCCTCTCTCTGCACACGCATCTGCTGGAAAACGGCGCCCTGACCCTGCTGGGCATGGCCCGCAGCCTCTTGTCGAGCCCGGAGGCGCAGAGCCGCTTCGGCACGTTGTCCGACGCCGATCTGGTGACGCGCCTCTACACCATCGCCCTGGGGCGGCAGCCGGATGCCGGCGGCTATGCGGCGCATCTGAACGCCCTGGCGCATGGCATGGACCGGGCACAGATCGTGCTGGGCTTCACCACCTCCGCCGAGGCCACCGCGCGCTACGCGGCCTCGCATCCGGGCGGCACCTGGGTCGTGGACAGCACGGCGCGGGAAATCCTCTACGCCTATGACGCGGTGCTGGACGGCGTGCCGGACGCGGCCGCGCTGGCCCGCTGGGAAAAGGCGATCGCGGCCGGCACGGCCAGCCTGACGGATCTCTATCGCGGCCTGATGCAGACCCAGGCCTATCTCGCCCGGCACCCCTCCGGCGAAAGTGAGGCGAGCTTCCTCACGCGACTCTTCGCGGATGCGCTGGAACGCGCGCCCAGCGCGGCCGATCTCACGAGCTGGCACAGCATGATCGCCAGCCATGGCTGGTCGAATCTCGACGTGCTGATGCTGATCGGCCGCTCGGCGGAGGCCATGGCCGCCTTCACCGCCCCTGCCGTGGCCAGCGGCGCGCTGATGACGGAACTGCCGGCCCCCGACAGCGCCACGGTGATCCGGCTTTCCCCGGGCGGCGTGGCGCAGGACATCGCCTTCTCCACCACCGGCATGGCGGTGCTGGATGGCGTCTCCGCCGATGCCAGCCACTGGATCGCCACGCCCAGGGGCCTGGAACTGACCTGGGAAGGCGACACGCTGCTGCTGTCGGGCGCGCAGTCGGTCCGCTTCGACGACGGGCGGCTGGACATCGGCAGCGGCACCGCCGCGGCCTGGGTGGTGCGGCTCTACGAGACCATCCTGATGCGGGAGCCCGATGCCAGCGGCCTCGCCACCCATACGGCGCGGCTCGATGCCGGCCTCACCCCGGCGCAACTGGCTGCGGACCTGGTCGGCAGCGCGGAATTCGCCAGCCGCTTCGGGGCCCTGACCACCGCGCAGCAGGTCTCGGCCTTCTACCAGGGCGCGCTCGGCCGTTCCGCCGGCGCGGCCGAGATCGACTATCAGGTCGGGCTCGTCACCGCCGGCATGAGCAAGGCCGCGCTGGCGGCCGGGATCGCCGGGTCGGTGGAAAGCCGCAACCTCTTCCTGGCGCAGCACCCGCAGGGGATCTGGCTGGCCGATCCCCAGGGCGCGAAGGTGGCCCGGGCCTATGAGGCGGTGCTGGACAGCGGGCCGGACGCCTCCTCCCTGCTGCTCTGGTCGCAGAAGCTCGCCGCCGGCACGGCCCTGCGCGACCTCTATGCCGAGCTGATGCAGACGGAGCTTTTCACCACCCGCCATGGTGGGCAGGGCGATTCCGGCTTCATCGCCGATCTCTACGGCTCCGCGCTGGGGCGCGGCGCCTCGGCGGCCGAGATCGCGAGCTGGAGCAACTGGCTCAAGGCGGGTCATGGCTGGCTGGACCTCGCCTACGCCATCGGAGAATCGGGGGAGGCGCAGTCGCACAGCCATGCACCGGCCGTGACGGTGGCCTCGGACTGGCAGTTGTGA
- a CDS encoding SCO family protein, translating into MMRAFRILIAVLVLVLAGGWGFAWFQRDPGESWTDSFARLVTRPQAPARPMVSSPNAVTLPSGARIGGDFALTDQTGKPVTAASYHGKAVLIFFGFTHCPDVCPTELSTLAAAMDQLGDTAARVQPLFITVDPERDTPEKLADYVGLFHPALAGLTGTPEQIAQVARAYRVYYAKVTPPGASDYLMDHSAFVYLLGPDGALRGMFRPGATPEELAAAARQVLG; encoded by the coding sequence ATGATGCGCGCCTTCCGGATCCTGATCGCCGTGCTCGTCCTGGTCCTCGCGGGGGGATGGGGCTTCGCCTGGTTCCAGCGGGACCCCGGGGAAAGCTGGACGGATTCCTTCGCGCGCCTGGTCACGCGGCCGCAGGCGCCGGCCCGTCCCATGGTGTCCTCGCCGAACGCGGTCACGCTGCCCTCCGGGGCGCGGATCGGCGGCGACTTCGCGCTCACCGACCAGACAGGCAAGCCGGTGACGGCGGCCAGCTATCACGGCAAGGCGGTGCTGATCTTCTTCGGCTTCACCCATTGCCCGGATGTCTGCCCGACCGAGCTCAGCACCCTGGCCGCCGCCATGGACCAGCTCGGCGACACGGCCGCCCGCGTGCAGCCCCTTTTCATCACCGTGGACCCGGAGCGCGACACGCCGGAGAAGCTCGCCGACTATGTCGGCCTCTTCCACCCCGCCCTGGCCGGGCTGACCGGCACGCCGGAGCAGATCGCCCAGGTCGCCAGGGCCTATCGCGTCTATTACGCCAAGGTGACGCCGCCGGGGGCCAGCGACTATCTGATGGACCACTCCGCCTTCGTCTACCTCCTGGGTCCGGACGGGGCGCTGCGGGGCATGTTCCGGCCGGGTGCCACCCCGGAGGAACTGGCCGCGGCCGCCCGTCAGGTCCTCGGCTGA
- the serA gene encoding phosphoglycerate dehydrogenase, with translation MAPLPSSNTPTEARPDVISLPKDRIKILLLEGISDSAVATFNTSGYATIRREAKALEGEALLEAVQGVHLLGIRSRTQVTEEVLKAADRLIAIGCFCIGTNQVDHAAARHRGIPVFNAPFSNTRSVAELVMGEIVMLLRGIPGRSNAAHAGGWDKSATGAHEVRGKTLGIVGYGNIGTQVSNLAEAFGMRVIYHDAVRKLGHGNAQSAASLGELLAQSDVVTLHVPETPETTGMIGAAELAAMKPGAILINNARGKVVDIDALKAAIEGGHLGGAALDVFPSEPKRNGDRFVSPLQGLRNVILTPHIGGSTEEAQERIGEETADKLVNYSDTGATLGAVNFPEANLPARARGTRFMHVHHNIAGMLAAINDTFRKFQLNIASQVLQTDPEIGYVVVDAENVADPQAVLTDLRALPGTIRARLLYERP, from the coding sequence ATGGCTCCCCTCCCCTCTTCCAACACTCCGACCGAGGCCCGTCCCGACGTGATTTCCCTGCCCAAGGACCGCATCAAGATCCTGCTGCTGGAGGGCATCTCGGACAGCGCCGTCGCCACCTTCAACACCTCCGGCTACGCCACCATCCGGCGCGAGGCCAAGGCGCTGGAGGGCGAGGCGCTGCTGGAGGCGGTGCAGGGCGTGCACCTGCTCGGCATCCGCTCCCGCACCCAGGTGACGGAGGAGGTGCTGAAGGCCGCCGACCGGCTGATCGCCATCGGCTGCTTCTGCATCGGCACCAACCAGGTGGACCACGCCGCGGCGCGCCACCGGGGCATCCCGGTCTTCAACGCCCCCTTCTCCAACACCCGCTCGGTGGCGGAACTGGTGATGGGCGAGATCGTGATGCTCCTGCGCGGCATCCCCGGCCGCTCCAACGCGGCGCATGCCGGCGGCTGGGACAAGTCCGCCACCGGCGCGCATGAGGTGCGCGGCAAGACGCTGGGCATCGTCGGCTACGGCAATATCGGCACCCAGGTGAGCAACCTGGCCGAGGCTTTCGGCATGCGCGTCATCTATCACGACGCGGTGCGCAAGCTGGGCCATGGCAATGCGCAGTCCGCCGCCTCGCTGGGCGAGCTGCTGGCGCAGAGCGACGTGGTGACGCTGCATGTGCCGGAAACGCCGGAGACCACCGGCATGATCGGCGCGGCGGAACTGGCGGCGATGAAGCCCGGCGCCATCCTGATCAACAACGCCCGCGGCAAGGTGGTGGACATCGACGCGCTGAAGGCGGCGATCGAGGGCGGCCATCTCGGCGGTGCGGCGCTGGACGTCTTCCCCTCCGAGCCCAAGCGCAACGGCGACCGCTTCGTCTCGCCGCTGCAGGGGCTGCGCAACGTGATCCTGACGCCGCATATCGGCGGCTCCACCGAGGAAGCGCAGGAGCGCATCGGCGAGGAGACGGCGGACAAGCTGGTGAACTATTCCGACACTGGCGCCACGCTGGGCGCGGTGAACTTCCCCGAGGCCAACCTGCCGGCCCGGGCGCGCGGCACGCGCTTCATGCATGTGCACCACAACATCGCGGGCATGCTGGCGGCCATCAACGACACCTTCCGCAAGTTCCAGCTCAACATCGCGAGCCAGGTGCTGCAGACCGATCCGGAGATCGGCTATGTCGTGGTGGATGCGGAGAACGTGGCGGACCCGCAGGCGGTGCTGACCGACCTGCGCGCCCTGCCCGGCACGATCCGCGCCCGGCTGCTCTACGAACGCCCCTGA
- a CDS encoding DegQ family serine endoprotease, translating into MAPARAQAPAPSAPAPAPAPSTIPAPGSTPSPQIPLRDAPTSFAPLARQLLPAVVNVQTTTTLQARGPNRPDAPDIPQAPPGSPFEEFFRDFLERNRPGGPRPNQPPRRAQSLGSGFIVDAKEGIVVTNNHVIDGADEINVVLQDNTTIKAELLGTDQRTDIAVLKIKTDHPLSQVEFGDSDTAQVGDWVLAIGNPFGLGGSVTAGIVSARGRDIRQGLYDDFIQTDAAINRGNSGGPLFDMHGKVVGINTAIYSPSGGSIGIGFSIPANLAKNIVAQLRTGGQVRRGWLGVNIQQVTDDIAESLGLKGGARGALVARAQDDGPAAKAGIRAGDIILKFNNQDVQEMRNLPRIVAETAVGSEVPVLLWREGKEQTVQVKVVEIPADQQQASAGNAPAQPALLELEGTGMKVAAITPELRDRFSIAADAKGVVVVEVAPGSAAADRGISAGDRVVEVQQERVNTPQELKAKLDDLRKQNRPSALMLVEGAQGQRFVPLSLRAAGNR; encoded by the coding sequence ATGGCGCCCGCCCGGGCCCAGGCTCCCGCGCCTTCCGCCCCGGCCCCGGCGCCGGCTCCCTCCACCATCCCGGCGCCCGGCAGCACGCCCTCGCCGCAGATCCCGCTGCGCGACGCGCCGACCTCCTTCGCCCCGCTGGCGCGGCAGCTCCTGCCGGCGGTGGTGAATGTGCAGACCACCACCACGCTGCAGGCGCGCGGGCCCAACCGGCCGGATGCCCCCGACATCCCGCAGGCACCGCCGGGCAGCCCCTTCGAGGAGTTCTTCCGCGACTTCCTGGAGCGCAACCGCCCCGGCGGGCCGCGCCCCAACCAGCCGCCGCGCCGCGCGCAGTCGCTGGGCTCGGGCTTCATCGTCGATGCCAAGGAAGGCATCGTGGTGACCAACAACCATGTCATCGACGGCGCCGACGAGATCAACGTGGTGCTGCAGGACAACACCACCATCAAGGCGGAACTGCTCGGCACCGACCAGCGCACCGACATCGCGGTGCTGAAGATCAAGACCGACCACCCGCTCTCCCAGGTCGAGTTCGGCGACAGCGACACCGCCCAGGTCGGCGACTGGGTGCTGGCGATCGGCAACCCCTTCGGCCTCGGCGGCTCGGTCACGGCGGGCATCGTCTCCGCGCGCGGCCGCGACATCCGCCAGGGCCTCTATGACGACTTCATCCAGACGGATGCCGCCATCAACCGCGGCAATTCCGGCGGCCCGCTCTTCGACATGCATGGCAAGGTCGTGGGCATCAACACCGCGATCTACTCTCCCTCCGGCGGCTCGATCGGCATCGGCTTCTCCATCCCGGCCAACCTCGCCAAGAACATCGTGGCGCAGCTCCGCACCGGCGGGCAGGTGCGGCGCGGCTGGCTGGGCGTGAACATCCAGCAGGTGACCGACGACATCGCCGAATCCCTGGGCCTGAAGGGCGGCGCGCGCGGCGCCCTGGTGGCGCGGGCGCAGGATGACGGGCCGGCGGCCAAGGCCGGCATCCGCGCCGGCGACATCATCCTGAAGTTCAACAACCAGGATGTGCAGGAAATGCGCAACCTGCCGCGCATCGTCGCCGAGACGGCGGTGGGCAGCGAGGTGCCGGTCCTGCTCTGGCGTGAGGGCAAGGAGCAGACCGTCCAGGTCAAGGTGGTCGAGATCCCGGCCGACCAGCAGCAGGCGAGCGCGGGCAATGCCCCGGCGCAGCCCGCCCTGCTGGAGCTGGAAGGCACGGGGATGAAGGTCGCCGCCATCACGCCGGAGCTGCGCGACCGCTTCTCCATCGCAGCCGACGCGAAGGGCGTGGTGGTGGTCGAGGTCGCGCCCGGCAGCGCGGCGGCGGATCGCGGCATCAGCGCCGGCGACCGCGTCGTGGAGGTGCAGCAGGAGCGGGTGAACACGCCGCAGGAGCTGAAGGCGAAGCTGGACGACCTGCGCAAGCAGAACCGCCCCAGCGCCCTGATGCTGGTGGAGGGGGCGCAGGGCCAGCGCTTCGTGCCGCTCAGCCTGCGCGCCGCCGGCAACCGGTAA
- the hflC gene encoding protease modulator HflC, whose translation MNRLIALGAAVVVVLILLSSTLFTVHQTQQVLITQFGEPIRVIRDPGLHAKIPLIQNVISFDRRLLDFESPGEEIILGDQRRLIVDSFARFRISDPLRYYQTVGSLESGIRGRLSSIMSGSLRRVLGNEPLLSVLSADRLRIMNTIRDQVNAEADSFGVQVVDVRIRRADLPEENTQAILSRMQSERERVAREIRAEGAEIGTQVRARADRERTVLLAEAQAQADVLRGEGEQEATGIYARAYGADPQFFSFWRSMQAYRSAFVEGQAETRLLLAPDSDFFRYFRSAPTPGTIAAPAPAPAPAPAPAPAPAVPAPAP comes from the coding sequence ATGAACCGCCTGATCGCGCTCGGCGCCGCCGTGGTGGTGGTGCTGATCCTCCTCAGCTCCACCCTCTTCACCGTGCACCAGACCCAGCAGGTGCTGATCACCCAGTTCGGCGAGCCGATCCGCGTGATCCGCGACCCGGGGCTGCATGCCAAAATCCCGCTGATCCAGAACGTGATCTCCTTCGACCGCCGGCTGCTCGACTTCGAATCGCCGGGCGAGGAGATCATCCTGGGCGACCAGCGCCGCCTGATCGTGGACAGCTTCGCGCGCTTCCGCATCAGCGACCCGCTGCGCTACTACCAGACCGTGGGTTCGCTGGAGAGCGGCATCCGCGGGCGGCTGTCCTCCATCATGTCGGGCTCGCTGCGCCGCGTCCTGGGCAACGAGCCGCTGCTCTCGGTGCTTTCGGCCGACCGGCTGCGGATCATGAACACCATCCGCGACCAGGTGAATGCCGAGGCCGATTCCTTCGGCGTGCAGGTGGTGGATGTGCGCATCCGCCGCGCCGACCTGCCGGAGGAGAACACCCAGGCCATCCTGTCGCGGATGCAGTCGGAGCGTGAGCGCGTGGCGCGCGAGATCCGCGCCGAGGGCGCCGAGATCGGCACCCAGGTCCGTGCCCGCGCCGACCGCGAGCGCACCGTCCTGCTGGCCGAGGCCCAGGCCCAGGCCGATGTGCTGCGCGGCGAGGGCGAGCAGGAAGCGACCGGCATCTACGCCAGGGCCTATGGGGCGGACCCGCAGTTCTTCTCCTTCTGGCGGAGCATGCAGGCCTATCGCTCGGCCTTCGTCGAGGGGCAGGCGGAAACCCGGCTGCTGCTGGCACCGGACAGCGACTTCTTCCGCTATTTCCGCTCGGCGCCCACCCCCGGGACCATCGCGGCCCCGGCCCCGGCCCCGGCCCCGGCCCCGGCCCCGGCCCCGGCCCCGGCCGTGCCTGCCCCCGCCCCGTAA
- the hflK gene encoding FtsH protease activity modulator HflK, which produces MIRQAQEAARRFLPRGGGGGKGIALVAVALVAVWAASGIYRVQPDEQGVVMRFGAFRATTGPGLNYHLPWPVESVTTPRVTRINRIDIGFRSSADSSSTNVRPNPSRNVSEESMMLTGDENIIDIDFAVFWRIRDAGEFLFNTRNPEQTVKSAAESMMREVIGRTPIQPALTEARAQIEQAVRQGTQAIMDQYGAGVEITQVQMQKVDPPPSVVDAFRDVQRAQADRERARNEAESYRNDIIPRARGDSERLIQAAQADREAQVARAKGEAQRFTSVLTAYRTAQDVTLRRMYLETMQEILQSSPKVIVDENVRGVLPFLNLDGQGAPRPGAPRQNGATGSAPAPNPASGNTQGMTSNLVPQGGSR; this is translated from the coding sequence GTGATCCGTCAGGCACAGGAAGCCGCCCGGCGCTTCCTGCCGCGCGGCGGCGGTGGCGGGAAGGGCATCGCCCTGGTCGCCGTGGCCCTGGTGGCCGTCTGGGCGGCCTCCGGCATCTACCGGGTGCAGCCGGACGAACAGGGCGTGGTGATGCGCTTCGGCGCCTTCCGCGCGACCACCGGCCCGGGCCTGAACTACCACCTGCCCTGGCCGGTCGAGAGCGTGACCACGCCGCGCGTCACCCGCATCAACCGCATCGACATCGGCTTCCGCTCCTCCGCGGACAGCAGCAGCACCAATGTGCGCCCGAATCCCTCGCGCAACGTGAGCGAGGAATCGATGATGCTGACCGGCGACGAGAACATCATCGACATCGATTTCGCGGTGTTCTGGCGCATCCGCGATGCCGGCGAATTCCTGTTCAACACGCGCAATCCCGAGCAGACGGTGAAATCCGCCGCCGAGAGCATGATGCGCGAGGTCATCGGCCGCACCCCGATCCAGCCCGCGCTGACCGAGGCCCGGGCGCAGATCGAGCAGGCGGTGCGCCAGGGCACCCAGGCGATCATGGACCAGTACGGCGCCGGGGTGGAGATCACCCAGGTGCAGATGCAGAAGGTGGACCCGCCACCCTCCGTGGTGGATGCCTTCCGCGACGTGCAGCGCGCCCAGGCGGACCGCGAGCGCGCCCGCAACGAGGCGGAATCCTATCGCAACGACATCATCCCGCGCGCCCGAGGCGATTCCGAGCGGCTGATCCAGGCCGCCCAGGCGGACCGCGAGGCGCAGGTGGCAAGGGCCAAGGGCGAGGCGCAGCGCTTCACCAGCGTGCTCACCGCCTATCGCACCGCGCAGGACGTCACCCTGCGGCGCATGTATCTGGAGACCATGCAGGAGATCCTGCAGAGCAGCCCGAAGGTGATCGTGGACGAGAATGTCCGCGGTGTCCTGCCCTTCCTCAACCTGGACGGGCAGGGGGCGCCGCGCCCGGGCGCGCCCCGCCAGAACGGCGCCACCGGTTCCGCCCCGGCGCCGAATCCGGCATCCGGCAACACGCAGGGCATGACCAGCAACCTCGTGCCGCAGGGGGGCAGCCGATGA